Proteins encoded in a region of the Pelmatolapia mariae isolate MD_Pm_ZW linkage group LG16_19, Pm_UMD_F_2, whole genome shotgun sequence genome:
- the LOC134644635 gene encoding B2 bradykinin receptor-like, with protein MSGNQSNTSENHCIFDNNSLIFTLVPPYILVISVLGIIFNVFVLMVFCLHKKACAVAEIYLSNLAGADLALVCCLPFWAENVRKRYDWPFSDSLCKVSSAVIYMNAFCSIYFLVLVSIDRYVALVHPLSHERIRQPFYAKLGCLFVWILGLVFALPIFIYRKSEFNPQSNLTQCSLDLPSQNQYLAYEVITIIFSFIIPIIIISFCTVRIFQSLSNRLMEGLNTKKMEQKATTLILAVLLAFLICWVPFHVTKILDVLQYTGILKCHITLIIIQQISVYFAFFNSVLNPILYVIAGKNFRRRAKELSKQWNNKTTETFSLMSTRMTTLRLTKSQAAL; from the coding sequence ATGTCTGGAAACCAAAGCAACACAAGTGAAAACCATTGTATTTTTGACAACAATAGCTTGATCTTCACTCTGGTTCCACCCTACATCCTGGTCATCAGCGTGCTTGGAATCATCtttaatgtgtttgtgctgatggtTTTCTGCCTCCACAAGAAGGCCTGCGCTGTGGCTGAGATCTACCTGAGCAACCTGGCTGGAGCTGACCTCGCTCTGGTGTGCTGTTTGCCCTTCTGGGCTGAAAATGTAAGAAAGAGATACGACTGGCCTTTCAGTGACAGCCTGTGCAAAGTGTCATCAGCTGTTATCTACATGAATGCATTCTGCAGTATTTACTTCCTTGTTCTGGTTAGCATAGATCGTTATGTGGCACTGGTGCACCCGCTTTCCCATGAGAGGATACGTCAGCCATTCTATGCCAAATTGGGATGTCTGTTTGTGTGGATTCTTGGCTTGGTCTTTGCTCTCCCCATATTCATCTACAGGAAGTCAGAATTCAACCCTCAGTCAAATCTTACTCAATGTTCACTTGACTTACCTTCACAAAATCAATATCTGGCATATGAGGTGATAACCATAATTTTCAGCTTCATCATCCCTATTATCATTATTTCCTTCTGCACTGTCAGAATTTTTCAGTCACTGAGTAACAGGCTAATGGAGGGTTTAAACACTAAGAAAATGGAGCAGAAGGCCACCactctcatcctggcagttctCCTGGCATTCCTGATCTGCTGGGTGCCATTTCACGTGACAAAGATACTAGATGTGCTCCAATACACTGGCATTCTGAAATGTCACATCACATTGATCATCATCCAACAGATCTCTGTGTACTTTGCCTTCTTCAACAGTGTCCTTAACCCGATTCTCTACGTCATTGCTGGAAAAAACTTCAGAAGAAGAGCTAAGGAACTCTCCAAGCAGTGGAACAATAAGACTACAGAAACATTCAGCCTCATGTCAACTCGCATGACGACTCTGAGGCTGACAAAGTCTCAAGCTGCTCTG